ATCTACTGAGGTCGGATTTAATTGATTTGAGCATTCTGTTAAAGTTTCTGGCAATGGTTTTATCTAAAGAAGGAACTACACTGTGTATACAAAcaattaggaacacctgctctttccatgacatagactgaccaggtaaatccaggtgaaagctatgaccccttattgatgtcacttgttaaatccacttcaatcagtgtagatgaaggggaggagacaggttaaagaaggatttttaagccttgagacaattgagacatggattgtgtatgtgtgccattcagagggtgaatgggcaagacaaaagatttgagTGCCAttaaacagggtatggtagtaggtgctgggcacactggtttgagtgtgtcaagaactgcaacgctgctgggtttttcacattcaacagtttcccgtgtgtatcatgaatggtccatcacccaaaggacatccagctaacttgacataactgtgggaagcattggagtcaagacgggccagcatccctgtggaacgcttttgacacctttgTAGATTCCataccccgacgaattgaggctgttctgagggcaaaagggggtgcaactcagtattaggaaggtgttctatGCCCTTTTGAGTTCATAGAGAGATTTGGGCTCGCAGCGAGGTGGCTTCCTCTGTTGAGAGAGAAGAGGCGTTCTTTATTCTTTTTAGAAAGGACTTAGTCTGActtggtgtggatttacaatcGGAGGTGTACCGTTCTTTATAAAAGCAGGAGAATCTTTGATTGAttaatttgggttctgatagtAATTCCCCTGTTTCAGTTTTAATAGTTGCTGTATCAGCTAATTGATCGTTACTGCGTAGCTCGTTGGCCAGTAAACAACGGGACCATGGAAGTAATGGTTGCCTTACTCGATGGGATCGCAAATTCTGCTCTCTGTCTTGTCAATAAATTAACTTCTGTCTTAtatcataatatgccatttagcagacgcttttatccaaagcgacttatagtcatgtgtgcatacgcAGGTTTTTTTAACGTAGCGGTGGTCCCCGGaatcgaacacactaccctggcgttgcaagccccatgctctaccaactgagctgaaAAGGACCTTGATTTTGGAAAGAGTAATAGCTATCTGGTCTGAAAACAGTGTTTGTTGAGAACACTCTAACACAGTTAACATTTCAAATTATGATACCTTCTTTAATTGTGATTTATTCAACCCAGATGCAAATGTCGAATTTCTATTTTCTTGATGAAAGAAAATAGATGTGTAGATAATGGTATGAAATCAATTAGTGAAACAAAAAACAGGACCCACAAGGAAACCCAGCCATTGGTCGTTCCCCATCCAGGTCATGGAGTCACTTCTCTGTCACATTGGCCACTGTCTCCAAACTTTCCACTTCAGTTGAGTAGGTATCCACAGCAGTGCAAAGAGATTCATTTATCGGTTTTAATTGCAAGTCAAAGGCAGAGGTAATGTCCTCACGAACAATCTCTCGGATATTATTGGCCAACTATTTCGGTTGTCGGGTGTTTTAATAAACATCTTTATTTTGCATTCAAGCCTCAGTTTTGGATTTATTCATTATttcgacagtgtgtgtgtgacactattCAGTAGTAAGGACCTTAAAAGAGCGCAGATGGCCTCTTATCATTCATGGGTGTTGAGAAACGCCATGTTCCCACAGGTGAATTATGAACAGACAGAATATGCCAGCTACTGGAGAGAAGTAGACCTGCTATTGTTCCTTGTAATACAGAGAATAGCCCTCACCTTAATGTGATGTTATATGTAATACACATTTATTTGAAAATAAGTCAGTTAATTCATAGTTATTTTGCAAAAGAAAAGCCACGAGAAAGACACAAGTTTTCAGTGAATGCCAACGGAACGGGATACGGTTGaagaggttgctaggtgttgggttaaggtcactacagcgTGAGGAGAGAGCGGTAATGTCTAAGTGTCTGTTCTGACTGTGTTATGCTCTCACCCCCACAGATGAGCCATGTCTTGGGGACAAGTCTATATTCTGCCAGATGGAGGTCCTAGCCCGGCTACTGTTCCATCCCTGGCTACAACAAGCTGTGCTGTGAATCCTGCAACAAGAAGGAAGGCTTCACCAccctcttctctccatccccAGACCTCCACAAGACTGGAGGATCCTCAGACTCTGAGACTGGCCCAGACCAGGAGACCTCCACCCAGCCTAACCCCACCGCCTCCACCACCCTACCATCAGACACCCCGCTCCCCCACACCACTACCCAGAGCCCACCCCAAACCACTAAGACCCCTAGACGGCCTCGCTCCACTGCCCAGGGCCTGACCACCTCACCGTCGGCGGGTGCGGTCCCTCCCAAGGGTCCTTCCTTGGGGGTCGGGGATGGAGACTCGGTCCCTGTGCTCCCTTCTCTACCTCCGGGTCCCAGCCCGCCTCTCCGGCCCCGGCTCCGGCCCAACGCTGCTCCAGACTCCAATGGAGACCCTGCTTTATCGCCATCTAAAGAGCACAGCAGTCCAAACAACCGCTCTTTAGGCCAAGCCGCCGGCCCCGGCCCTGAACCCGGGCCTGCTGGAGCTGTGGCTGGCGTGGCTGCTGCCAGGTCAAGAAGGGAGGATGTAGGATCAGAGAGGGACTCAGCTCACAGAACCAGAACAACCAGAACCATGTCCCATGTGGTGACATGATCCCTGACTTATCCTGTGACTTGCTGCTCAGTAATATGGTCCACCATGACTTCCGTCAGCTCAACGTTATTACAATGTTGTTACAGCATTACAGTGTTACAGCGTTACAATGTTACAATGTGACAACTTTATTACAACGTTACAACATTATTACAACCATCTGAGGGATTATCCTGGACTGGACTCTCAACCGATTGCTGCAAGAATAAATTAACATGCCAGTGGACTTAGACCAGTAATGGTTACCTCATCGAACCAGCAGAGCGATCTCTATGCATTTGCACTGCATCACTCAGCCCTCTCTGCTTCAGTTAagaaatggaagaaaaacaagAAAATAAAAAGGTGCTGAAACTAAAATGACTACAAGACATGTTAAACAATGTGACGACTGCATTGGCTGCCATTACTTCCTAATCTGTGTACATGTTAAACAATGTGACGACTGCATTGCTACCATTACTTCCTGATCTGTGTACAGTTGTGCAAACATATTTTGAAA
Above is a genomic segment from Coregonus clupeaformis isolate EN_2021a unplaced genomic scaffold, ASM2061545v1 scaf5036, whole genome shotgun sequence containing:
- the LOC123490844 gene encoding leucine-rich repeat extensin-like protein 5, with translation MENSTTKTEGVHQIVPENPVHKISSNLHKTGGSSDSETGPDQETSTQPNPTASTTLPSDTPLPHTTTQSPPQTTKTPRRPRSTAQGLTTSPSAGAVPPKGPSLGVGDGDSVPVLPSLPPGPSPPLRPRLRPNAAPDSNGDPALSPSKEHSSPNNRSLGQAAGPGPEPGPAGAVAGVAAARSRREDVGSERDSAHRTRTTRTMSHVVT